A genomic window from Clostridium aceticum includes:
- a CDS encoding SDR family NAD(P)-dependent oxidoreductase: MKVMNNTEIKNMFSLEGKVAIVTGGAGSLGEGVATGLALHGADIVVTGRTLETLQETVKKVEAVGKRALAVVCDVTKEEQVKEMVQKTLDAFGKIDILVTVAGIAKRFPAEEFPVDAFEQVMDINVTGTFIPCKIVGNVMKEQGYGKIITVSSVRAFAGHPGGYAAYGTSKGAVSLLTKQLATEWAKYNINVNSVAPTIFWTPLTQEVLEDEKLKKIFLDRIPMGRAALVQDMVGSTVYLASAAADFITGQVIYVDGGCTAG; encoded by the coding sequence ATGAAGGTAATGAACAATACAGAAATCAAAAACATGTTTAGCCTAGAGGGAAAGGTTGCTATCGTTACAGGTGGCGCTGGGTCATTAGGAGAAGGGGTGGCAACAGGACTTGCCCTTCATGGAGCAGATATTGTTGTAACTGGTAGAACTTTAGAAACCCTTCAAGAAACTGTAAAAAAGGTAGAGGCAGTAGGTAAACGTGCGTTAGCAGTGGTTTGTGATGTTACTAAGGAAGAACAAGTGAAGGAAATGGTGCAAAAAACCTTAGATGCCTTCGGTAAAATAGATATTTTAGTTACAGTTGCTGGCATTGCAAAGAGGTTTCCAGCAGAAGAATTCCCAGTAGATGCTTTTGAGCAAGTAATGGACATCAATGTAACAGGAACCTTTATTCCTTGTAAAATCGTAGGAAATGTCATGAAGGAACAGGGTTATGGAAAAATTATTACAGTTTCTTCTGTAAGGGCTTTTGCAGGACATCCAGGAGGATACGCAGCCTATGGCACAAGTAAAGGAGCTGTATCTTTACTAACAAAGCAGTTAGCTACTGAATGGGCAAAATACAATATTAATGTAAATTCTGTTGCACCAACAATTTTCTGGACACCTCTTACACAAGAAGTACTAGAGGATGAAAAATTAAAGAAAATTTTCTTAGATAGAATCCCTATGGGAAGAGCTGCATTGGTTCAAGATATGGTGGGTTCCACAGTATACCTTGCTTCAGCAGCGGCAGACTTCATTACAGGGCAAGTAATTTATGTAGATGGCGGCTGTACCGCAGGCTAA
- a CDS encoding 3-hydroxyacyl-CoA dehydrogenase family protein, producing MEKKVFKNITIFGTGMMGSGIALIFAVKGCFKVTIFSRRGMASGVLETIESSLNTLVEKGIHTKEEVKTALSNVTVVDNMEIAAKDADFIIECIPEDMELKQNLFKDLDQLCRPDTIFATNTSVMSITEIAEKTKNKARVIGTHFWNPPYLIPLVEVIKAEETSEEVVEQTMDLMNIIGKHPIKVNKDVPGFVANRLQHALWREAISIVERGIADAKTVDEALKFGPGLRLPILAPMENADMVGLDLTLSIHSYILKYLEDSHEPSPLLKEKVAKGELGFKTGKGFQEWTPEEATASKKQLAEYLVKVLYNK from the coding sequence GTGGAGAAAAAAGTATTTAAAAACATCACTATTTTTGGTACGGGAATGATGGGAAGCGGCATCGCTCTGATTTTTGCGGTAAAAGGATGCTTCAAAGTCACCATTTTCTCAAGAAGGGGAATGGCCTCTGGTGTGTTGGAAACCATTGAATCAAGTCTAAACACATTGGTAGAAAAGGGGATCCATACGAAGGAAGAGGTAAAAACTGCCTTATCCAATGTTACAGTTGTTGATAACATGGAGATTGCCGCTAAGGATGCTGACTTTATTATAGAATGTATTCCTGAAGACATGGAACTAAAACAAAACTTATTTAAGGATCTGGATCAACTTTGTAGACCGGATACCATTTTTGCTACCAATACATCTGTAATGAGCATTACAGAGATTGCTGAAAAAACCAAAAACAAGGCAAGGGTAATAGGAACGCATTTCTGGAATCCTCCATACCTTATTCCGTTGGTGGAAGTAATCAAAGCAGAAGAAACATCTGAGGAAGTGGTAGAACAAACCATGGATTTAATGAACATTATTGGCAAGCATCCCATCAAGGTAAATAAAGATGTACCTGGATTTGTTGCCAACAGATTACAACATGCCCTTTGGAGAGAAGCTATCTCCATTGTAGAAAGAGGCATAGCAGATGCTAAAACAGTGGACGAAGCCTTGAAATTTGGACCAGGCTTAAGACTACCGATTTTAGCACCAATGGAGAATGCTGATATGGTAGGACTAGACTTAACCTTGTCTATTCACAGCTATATTTTAAAATATCTTGAAGATTCTCATGAACCTTCTCCACTATTAAAGGAAAAGGTTGCAAAAGGAGAACTGGGCTTTAAGACAGGAAAAGGCTTTCAAGAATGGACACCAGAAGAAGCCACAGCTTCTAAAAAGCAGTTGGCAGAGTACCTAGTAAAGGTCTTATATAACAAATAA
- a CDS encoding cyclase family protein — MGKKVLVDLSHPFHADIPVWPYFAKPKIDTMHNLAKSGVLTQKIDVVMHCGTHADAPRHVMEYEFNGKRARYTHEMPLDAYYGDAVCLDVRVENWGLIKASHLYDACERANIKPEELKGMVVCIRTGMHLKFDDTKEYYHYSCGTGREAGEWFAKYQPKCVAMDMQALDHPLHTTMGKNGGYVAMNLIGNSGKPITEEYIEKFGIETYAEFNKETYINTFGLEKYMEAYGKLENHGLEGTWEPCHKLMMGNGIVGVENLGGDLDKVVGKRFKFMAFPIRWWLGDGSMVRCVAEIDEDDLNDVPDREYRYGGF, encoded by the coding sequence ATGGGAAAGAAAGTATTAGTAGATTTAAGTCATCCGTTCCATGCGGATATACCTGTATGGCCTTATTTTGCAAAGCCTAAAATAGATACAATGCACAACCTTGCAAAAAGCGGCGTGTTAACACAAAAAATAGATGTTGTTATGCACTGCGGTACACATGCGGATGCACCCCGACATGTTATGGAATACGAGTTTAATGGTAAGCGTGCACGTTACACCCATGAAATGCCTTTAGATGCCTATTATGGTGATGCGGTTTGTCTTGATGTTCGTGTTGAAAACTGGGGATTGATCAAAGCTTCACATCTTTATGATGCTTGCGAACGTGCAAATATCAAACCGGAAGAATTAAAAGGAATGGTTGTTTGTATCAGGACAGGTATGCACTTAAAGTTTGATGATACAAAAGAATATTATCATTATTCCTGTGGAACCGGTAGAGAAGCAGGAGAATGGTTTGCAAAGTACCAACCAAAATGTGTAGCTATGGACATGCAAGCCCTTGATCATCCTCTACACACAACCATGGGCAAGAATGGTGGTTACGTTGCAATGAACCTTATTGGTAATTCTGGTAAACCGATCACTGAAGAATACATCGAAAAATTTGGTATTGAAACCTATGCAGAATTTAACAAGGAAACTTATATTAATACATTTGGTTTAGAAAAATACATGGAAGCCTATGGAAAACTTGAAAATCATGGTCTTGAGGGAACTTGGGAGCCATGCCATAAGCTTATGATGGGTAATGGTATCGTAGGTGTAGAAAACCTTGGTGGTGACCTTGACAAAGTTGTGGGAAAACGCTTTAAGTTCATGGCATTCCCAATTCGCTGGTGGTTAGGAGATGGATCAATGGTTCGCTGCGTTGCTGAAATCGATGAGGATGATCTAAATGATGTACCAGATAGAGAATATAGATACGGTGGATTCTAA
- a CDS encoding acetyl-CoA C-acetyltransferase gives MREIVIVGAARTPIGNFGGSLAKMSAVELGVIAAKEATKRAGITGEMIDEVIVGNVLSAGLGQNIARQIAIKSGLPETTSAMTINKVCGSGLRAVSLAAQIIQSGDAEIVLAGGTESMSNAPYLLDQARWGNKMGHSNVIDSIIQDGLWDAYNNYHMGITAENIAEKWQISREEQDEFAAKSQSKAEMAVKDGNFKEEIVPVVLPQKKGDPIVFDTDEYPKFGTTVESLKKLKPAFKKDGTVTAGNASGINDGAAMLVVMSKEKAEELGLKPLAKIKAYASDGLDPSIMGYGPVPATKKALKKAGMTVDDLDLIEANEAFAAQSLAVAKDLGLDPSKINVNGGAIALGHPIGASGARILVTLLYEMNKREAKTGLATLCIGGGMGTALIVER, from the coding sequence ATGAGGGAAATCGTAATTGTTGGTGCAGCTAGAACGCCAATCGGGAATTTTGGTGGCAGCCTTGCTAAGATGTCAGCAGTAGAGTTAGGTGTTATAGCTGCTAAAGAAGCAACAAAAAGAGCTGGTATCACTGGAGAGATGATTGATGAAGTGATCGTAGGGAATGTACTGTCGGCTGGACTAGGACAAAATATAGCAAGACAGATTGCAATAAAAAGTGGGTTACCGGAAACAACCTCAGCAATGACTATTAATAAAGTTTGTGGTTCAGGACTTCGTGCTGTAAGTTTAGCAGCTCAAATCATCCAATCAGGAGATGCAGAAATTGTCTTAGCAGGAGGGACTGAGAGCATGAGCAATGCTCCCTACTTACTGGACCAAGCAAGATGGGGTAATAAAATGGGTCACAGCAATGTTATTGACTCCATAATCCAAGATGGGCTTTGGGACGCATATAACAACTATCATATGGGTATAACCGCTGAAAATATCGCTGAAAAGTGGCAGATATCAAGAGAAGAACAGGATGAGTTTGCAGCTAAAAGCCAATCAAAGGCAGAGATGGCAGTAAAGGATGGAAATTTTAAAGAGGAAATTGTCCCTGTTGTTCTTCCACAGAAAAAGGGAGATCCCATCGTTTTTGATACGGATGAATACCCTAAGTTTGGTACTACAGTGGAAAGCTTAAAAAAATTAAAACCTGCTTTTAAAAAGGATGGAACGGTAACAGCAGGAAATGCTTCTGGTATTAATGATGGAGCCGCTATGTTGGTGGTAATGTCTAAAGAGAAGGCAGAAGAACTAGGATTAAAGCCGCTTGCAAAAATCAAAGCCTATGCATCTGATGGACTAGATCCAAGCATTATGGGATATGGACCAGTACCAGCAACAAAAAAAGCCCTGAAAAAGGCAGGAATGACAGTAGATGATTTAGACTTGATCGAAGCCAACGAAGCCTTTGCAGCACAATCCTTAGCTGTGGCAAAGGACCTAGGATTAGATCCGTCTAAAATCAATGTAAACGGTGGAGCCATTGCTCTGGGGCATCCTATTGGGGCATCGGGGGCAAGGATTCTGGTAACGTTGCTCTATGAGATGAATAAAAGAGAGGCTAAAACAGGATTAGCAACCCTATGTATTGGTGGGGGAATGGGAACAGCCTTGATCGTGGAAAGATAA
- a CDS encoding 3-keto-5-aminohexanoate cleavage protein has protein sequence MENKVILTVATTGAWPTKQDTPYVPLQPEEIANEIYACWKTGASMAHIHVRNDEDKASMSFEKFEKTVKLVRERCDIVLNLTTSGGIGLTDEERMKPFVELKPEMASYDCGTMNWAHTTVFENNPKFLEKLGMTMQENNVKPEIEVFDAGMVYNALYYLKKGILKAPLHFQFVLGAPGGMTATVENLVFLKSLIPQDATWSAFGIGKQHLPILYATLALGGNVRVGMEDNIFYSKGVLAKSNVDFVERTKRTIAEMNKEVATPDETREILGLKNWNK, from the coding sequence ATGGAGAATAAAGTGATATTAACCGTTGCAACCACAGGAGCATGGCCTACAAAACAAGATACACCCTATGTGCCGCTGCAACCAGAGGAGATCGCCAACGAAATCTATGCATGTTGGAAGACCGGGGCTTCTATGGCACATATACATGTACGTAATGATGAAGATAAGGCCTCTATGAGCTTTGAAAAGTTTGAAAAAACTGTAAAGCTTGTTAGAGAAAGATGTGACATTGTATTAAATCTAACCACTTCTGGAGGTATAGGTTTAACAGATGAAGAAAGAATGAAGCCTTTTGTTGAATTGAAGCCAGAAATGGCATCCTACGATTGTGGTACCATGAACTGGGCACATACCACTGTCTTTGAAAACAATCCAAAGTTTCTAGAAAAATTAGGTATGACGATGCAAGAAAATAATGTAAAACCTGAAATAGAAGTTTTCGATGCGGGAATGGTATATAATGCTTTATATTATCTTAAAAAGGGGATTTTAAAAGCTCCGCTGCATTTTCAATTTGTTTTAGGGGCTCCAGGAGGGATGACAGCTACAGTGGAAAACCTAGTGTTTTTAAAGAGTTTAATTCCTCAAGATGCTACATGGAGTGCCTTTGGAATTGGAAAACAACATCTTCCTATCTTATATGCAACCTTAGCATTAGGTGGAAATGTAAGAGTAGGCATGGAAGACAATATCTTCTATTCAAAGGGAGTTTTAGCAAAATCAAATGTTGATTTTGTGGAAAGAACCAAGAGAACCATAGCTGAAATGAACAAAGAAGTCGCTACGCCAGACGAAACAAGAGAAATTTTAGGTCTTAAGAATTGGAATAAATAA
- a CDS encoding sigma-54 interaction domain-containing protein — translation MNGGHTIKISQKVKKKIDELAEKTGLDINDLIDQIIEENKIPKKKQLDAFTIANSIADGIYVIDKNGMITAVNKRYLEIKDLKEEDVIGKHIDAIWDKNINYTTTFIVGEAENKTSTLEMVEKSTNKTFKIMQPRAISIVVLEEKKKISVITTAKGREKSFLITSTPFFDDEGEVAYVLTVLRDLTELVELKKKLDETESEKNRYLHELEHIKEHEMRSALIGESMDVEKIRELIESVAKTDATVLITGETGVGKEVIAREIYKHSKRKDGPYIKVNCAAIPETLLESELFGYEKGAFTGAQNKEKLGFFEMANNGTILLDEIGEIPIRVQSKLLRVLQEREVTRIGGTRNISLNVRVLAATNQNLQEQIEKGAFRQDLYYRLNVVPIRIPPLREREGDITLLAYNFLEDFNQKYHKKKVFEIDAIEALEHYDWPGNVRELENTVERLVIIGEKKAITRNDIVNIFGKNKFLDDPTNSENMTLREAVDAFEKKIIEKALKKYGSTYKAAKVLGVAQPTVLRKARSLGVEKW, via the coding sequence ATGAACGGAGGGCATACAATCAAAATTTCTCAGAAAGTCAAAAAGAAAATTGATGAATTGGCGGAAAAGACTGGTTTGGATATAAATGATCTTATCGATCAGATTATTGAAGAAAATAAAATCCCTAAGAAAAAGCAGCTAGATGCCTTTACTATTGCCAATAGCATAGCAGATGGTATTTATGTGATAGATAAAAACGGAATGATAACTGCTGTTAACAAAAGGTATTTGGAGATAAAAGACCTTAAAGAAGAGGATGTTATTGGAAAGCATATAGATGCTATATGGGACAAAAACATCAATTATACTACGACCTTTATAGTGGGTGAAGCAGAAAATAAAACTTCTACACTAGAGATGGTTGAAAAAAGCACGAATAAAACCTTTAAAATTATGCAACCTCGCGCAATATCAATAGTGGTTTTAGAAGAGAAGAAAAAGATTTCTGTTATCACTACTGCAAAAGGACGTGAAAAAAGCTTTCTTATAACAAGCACGCCATTTTTTGATGATGAGGGGGAAGTGGCTTATGTATTGACGGTGCTTAGAGATTTAACAGAATTAGTAGAACTAAAGAAAAAGCTTGATGAAACAGAAAGCGAGAAAAATAGATATCTTCATGAGTTGGAACACATTAAAGAGCATGAAATGCGAAGTGCTTTAATTGGAGAAAGCATGGATGTTGAAAAAATTAGAGAACTGATTGAGAGCGTTGCAAAAACTGATGCTACAGTACTGATTACTGGGGAAACTGGTGTAGGAAAGGAAGTCATTGCAAGAGAAATATATAAACATAGCAAAAGAAAAGATGGACCTTACATTAAGGTCAACTGTGCAGCGATTCCAGAGACTTTGTTAGAATCTGAATTATTTGGCTATGAAAAAGGTGCTTTTACAGGAGCGCAGAATAAAGAAAAACTAGGCTTCTTTGAAATGGCCAACAATGGAACGATTTTACTAGACGAAATTGGTGAAATCCCCATCAGAGTACAATCAAAACTTCTCAGAGTTCTTCAAGAAAGAGAGGTTACAAGAATTGGTGGGACAAGAAACATTAGCTTAAATGTAAGGGTGCTTGCTGCAACAAATCAAAATCTACAGGAACAAATAGAAAAGGGAGCCTTTAGACAAGACTTGTATTACCGCTTAAACGTAGTGCCTATTAGAATACCGCCCTTAAGAGAGAGGGAGGGAGATATTACGTTATTAGCATATAATTTCCTTGAAGACTTTAATCAAAAGTATCATAAAAAGAAAGTCTTCGAAATAGATGCTATCGAAGCACTGGAGCACTATGATTGGCCTGGTAATGTAAGAGAACTAGAAAATACAGTAGAGCGATTGGTGATTATTGGAGAAAAAAAAGCAATTACTCGAAATGATATCGTCAATATTTTTGGGAAAAACAAATTTTTAGATGATCCTACCAATAGCGAAAACATGACTTTAAGAGAGGCAGTAGATGCATTTGAGAAAAAAATTATCGAAAAAGCACTGAAAAAGTATGGAAGCACCTACAAAGCAGCCAAAGTCTTAGGGGTGGCACAACCTACTGTCTTGAGGAAGGCACGGTCCTTAGGGGTAGAGAAGTGGTAA
- the aroF gene encoding 3-deoxy-7-phosphoheptulonate synthase, which yields MVIVMKPGAPQEVIEKIEKKMISLGCEVHPVQGASYCVLGLIGDTNKINQGQIEANEYVEKVLRVQHPFKLASRVFHPENTIVEVDGVKIGDGSVTIMAGPCSVESEEQLMTTAFAVQREGAHILRGGAFKPRTSPYSFQGMGEEGLKILRKAKEATGMPIVTEVMCQDTFDIVEEYADILQIGARNMQNFPLLKRAGRSQRPILLKRGLSATIEELLMSAEYIMSEGNHNVILCERGVRTFETYTRNTFDVSAVPVIKELSHLPIVTDPSHATGKWSMVDPLAKASVAAGADGLVIEVHHQPEVALCDGAQSLKPEKFAKLMRGIEKLVEIR from the coding sequence ATGGTTATTGTAATGAAGCCAGGTGCACCACAGGAGGTTATTGAAAAAATTGAGAAGAAGATGATTAGTTTAGGTTGTGAGGTTCATCCGGTACAGGGTGCCAGCTACTGTGTATTAGGCTTAATAGGAGATACCAATAAAATCAACCAAGGTCAGATTGAAGCCAATGAGTATGTAGAAAAAGTACTGCGGGTACAACATCCCTTCAAGCTGGCCAGCAGAGTTTTCCATCCTGAAAATACTATCGTTGAAGTAGATGGTGTGAAAATTGGTGATGGTAGTGTTACGATTATGGCGGGGCCTTGTTCTGTAGAAAGTGAAGAACAATTAATGACAACTGCCTTTGCTGTCCAAAGGGAAGGAGCTCATATTCTTAGAGGTGGTGCCTTCAAACCAAGAACTTCCCCCTACAGCTTCCAAGGGATGGGTGAAGAGGGCTTAAAAATTCTTAGAAAAGCAAAAGAAGCTACTGGCATGCCTATCGTTACAGAGGTAATGTGTCAAGATACCTTTGATATTGTAGAAGAATACGCAGATATCCTCCAAATCGGTGCTAGAAATATGCAAAACTTCCCTCTTTTAAAAAGAGCCGGGAGAAGCCAACGTCCTATTCTTTTAAAGAGGGGCTTATCCGCCACCATAGAAGAACTACTGATGTCAGCGGAATACATCATGTCAGAGGGTAATCACAATGTTATTTTATGTGAACGTGGTGTCAGAACCTTTGAAACCTACACACGAAATACCTTCGATGTCAGCGCTGTACCTGTCATCAAAGAACTAAGCCATTTACCGATTGTCACTGATCCTAGTCATGCCACTGGAAAATGGTCTATGGTAGATCCCCTAGCAAAAGCCTCTGTTGCCGCTGGTGCCGATGGATTGGTGATCGAAGTACATCATCAACCAGAAGTTGCTTTATGTGACGGTGCTCAGTCTCTTAAGCCTGAAAAATTCGCTAAACTGATGAGGGGTATTGAGAAGCTTGTGGAGATTCGGTAA
- the trpE gene encoding anthranilate synthase component I — MTYPAYQQFKDLSKTYKIIPVSMEIQGDTETPITLFKKLCNTSNCYLLESVEGGEKRGRYSYIGRKPFVTMQGKDHQVTIVEGDRVYEKKGNEIEIIKQVMEDYKAPQIENMPDFIGGAVGYIGYDIVRNYEKLPHVNEDDVNLPLVHLLMAEEIIVYDHVKQKIKIIVNLSIKGDIERLYDTGVRRLKKIQEEICRQSFLMERDMTEGSSKLHYRSNETKDTFMEKVKKAKEHIRNGDIFQVVLSQRLQVKTELSPFEVYRNLRSVSPSPYLFYIDFGDYQLAGSSPELLVKVKDQLIETCPIAGTRSRGENAEEDEILAKDLLTDEKERAEHLMLVDLARNDIGKLAEFGSVEVSQYMEVCRYSHVMHIVSNVIGKLKEKYDMYDALVACLPAGTLSGAPKVRAMEIIDELENKKRGIYGGAVGYLGFNGNMDMCIAIRSILFKEKQAYLQAGAGIVADSNEEEEYKETLRKLEGLMVTMSRLEERVS, encoded by the coding sequence ATGACTTATCCAGCCTATCAACAATTTAAAGATTTAAGCAAAACCTATAAAATCATCCCTGTCTCTATGGAGATACAAGGAGATACCGAAACCCCCATTACCCTATTTAAAAAGCTATGTAACACCTCCAATTGTTATTTATTGGAGAGTGTAGAAGGAGGAGAAAAGCGAGGAAGATATTCTTATATTGGCAGAAAGCCTTTTGTCACCATGCAGGGGAAGGATCATCAAGTAACGATTGTGGAGGGAGACAGGGTTTATGAAAAAAAAGGAAATGAAATAGAGATCATCAAGCAGGTGATGGAGGATTATAAAGCACCTCAAATAGAAAATATGCCGGATTTTATTGGAGGGGCGGTAGGCTATATAGGCTACGATATTGTAAGAAATTATGAGAAATTACCCCATGTCAATGAAGATGACGTGAATCTCCCACTGGTGCATCTTTTAATGGCAGAGGAGATTATTGTATATGATCATGTGAAACAAAAAATTAAAATCATTGTGAACTTGTCCATAAAAGGGGATATAGAAAGGCTTTACGATACTGGGGTAAGGCGGCTTAAAAAAATTCAAGAGGAGATATGTAGGCAGAGCTTTTTAATGGAAAGAGACATGACAGAGGGGAGTTCAAAGCTTCACTATCGCAGCAATGAGACAAAGGACACCTTCATGGAAAAAGTGAAAAAAGCAAAGGAGCATATAAGAAATGGTGATATTTTTCAAGTCGTATTGTCTCAACGTTTACAGGTTAAGACTGAACTGTCGCCTTTTGAAGTTTATAGAAACCTAAGAAGCGTAAGCCCCTCTCCCTACTTGTTTTATATAGATTTTGGAGATTATCAGCTGGCGGGGTCTTCACCAGAGTTGTTGGTGAAGGTAAAAGATCAACTGATAGAAACTTGCCCTATTGCAGGAACCAGGTCTAGAGGTGAAAATGCTGAAGAGGATGAAATATTGGCAAAGGATTTACTAACAGATGAGAAAGAGAGAGCAGAGCATCTTATGCTGGTGGATTTAGCTAGAAATGATATCGGTAAGCTGGCGGAGTTTGGCAGCGTAGAGGTCAGTCAGTATATGGAGGTTTGCAGATATTCTCATGTGATGCATATTGTTTCAAACGTGATTGGGAAGCTGAAAGAGAAATATGATATGTATGATGCCTTGGTGGCTTGTCTGCCAGCAGGAACGCTATCAGGAGCTCCAAAAGTAAGGGCTATGGAAATCATTGATGAACTAGAAAATAAAAAGCGAGGGATCTATGGTGGTGCTGTGGGCTATTTAGGCTTCAATGGCAATATGGATATGTGTATTGCCATACGCAGTATTTTGTTTAAGGAAAAGCAAGCCTATCTGCAGGCTGGAGCTGGTATTGTGGCAGATTCTAATGAAGAGGAAGAGTACAAAGAAACCCTAAGGAAGCTGGAGGGGCTGATGGTGACTATGAGTAGATTGGAGGAGAGGGTAAGTTGA
- a CDS encoding anthranilate synthase component II, protein MIIIIDNYDSFTYNLYQYIGEIQPEIEVFRNDAISVEALREMKPSHIIISPGPGFPKSAGISKSVIAELGKETPILGICLGHQAIGEVFGAKVIHAETLFHGKTSMVSHNEKNLFCGIGSPFKVARYHSLVVDKENLPEELIVTARGPAGEIMALQHRKYPIFGLQFHPESIATEAGKKIIKKFLKIEK, encoded by the coding sequence TTGATTATCATTATAGATAACTATGATTCTTTTACCTATAATCTTTATCAGTATATAGGAGAAATTCAACCAGAAATTGAGGTTTTCAGAAATGATGCTATAAGCGTAGAGGCTTTAAGAGAGATGAAGCCTTCTCATATTATTATTTCTCCAGGACCAGGTTTTCCTAAAAGTGCGGGAATAAGTAAAAGTGTTATTGCAGAACTAGGAAAAGAAACACCGATCTTAGGAATCTGCCTTGGACATCAAGCAATAGGAGAGGTCTTTGGTGCAAAAGTTATTCATGCAGAAACACTGTTTCATGGGAAAACCTCTATGGTTTCTCATAATGAAAAAAATCTATTTTGTGGTATCGGAAGTCCTTTTAAGGTGGCACGTTATCATTCTTTGGTAGTGGATAAGGAAAATCTGCCAGAGGAATTAATAGTAACTGCTAGGGGACCAGCGGGAGAAATCATGGCATTACAGCATAGAAAGTATCCAATTTTTGGTCTGCAATTTCATCCAGAATCCATAGCTACGGAGGCAGGAAAAAAAATCATTAAAAAATTTTTGAAGATAGAGAAGTAA